GTCTGAAGGTTGGCTCCGGGGTCATGCTTGCAGGCATCACGTCCTGAATCCCCCCCTGGTTAGATGTTAGGGTGCACCGTAGTCACGTGCACCTTGATCTCAATACACGCCATGAGGACTGAGAGCCCTCATCCTATCAGAGGCCTTCTTCTCCCAGAGCTACATGACTTAGTGCAGGGACCTGaactccctgggcctcagtttccccactctaATTCGAAGAGTTTGGGTTAGTTACTAAGTTTCCTTTTAGAGCCAAAGAATCCATGATTCAAGTACTATTTTCATATAAACACTATCAGTCTGTCCTCACTGAGAGAAACACGGTCCATGGCACCGCCCTCTGAGGGCATCTGTGTGCAGACCGACCGGTGCTCAGGTTTAGGGGCAGCATCTAATATCTCCATCCCTAAATATgttaaggttttgttttgttttcttttacagcTCCTTTCTGAGGAACTGAGTCCATTATGATATTTCATGCTCAGCTgacatgttcattatttttttgacaCTATGCTTAAAATAAAGGAGAGGGCTTTATTTAATACCTTTATTTATATGCAAAACAGCGCACCATTCATGAGATATGAAAACTCGTAGGATAGAAACCAGATTATATCTATTTTCACTACAAAATATTGCATTATATAAAGCAACAGAgacacaaaaaaaccctgaaaaagaCTAAAATCTTTGGATAGcagatgtgttttttttcccttgtctctaaaatacACTTCTTGTTTTCAGAGTTTCACAGCTGAGAACATGAAACATTTACAGgttatagacttttttttttttggttgtcacagaGGAAAGTagtttctgaattcttttttttttttttaggaaaataactTAATTTCCTAAAATCATCCCACACAcaaacatcacacacacacacaaagaagctACTCTCCTTATAAACAGTTCATAAAGTACTTTGTAGACATAACTACGGATAAGAGTaacaacacttttttaaaaaactataatagTGAAGTGTTAGTGTTGCTGCTTTCACAACAAAAGGACCTTTCAGGAACAAACGAAcatcttaatatataaaatatgtttagaaaCAGGGAGCAGTGGGGCATTGGTGATACAAGTGCAATATAATTAGAGCCGGAAGAAGGACCACAGTGTAATCTCAACAAACACGTAGAAAGTTAGACGTAATTATTCCACAGGAAAAAGTGTAAACACTTGACTATAAATAAATTGGCACAGAGTATCCAAAGTAAAATTATCAccactctgaaaaataaatgtcttggAAAAAATACTCTACTCCttctaacataaataaaaataggttgTCTTTTTCTAACTGCACCTATGAGTCCACATGTTTAAGGTCACGAAGAGATGTTTTTGGATATATAAAGGGGCACTTCGCCTGGAAAAGCAGTCCGATGTTACGCTTTCCATGCACATGGGGATTTTTCCTGTCTCCATTCGTACCATACCTCCAGGTTCAGACCTCAGCGCACTCAAATCTTCCCACAGTATCTCTGTTTGTTCTCAACGTATCTTTTTAACCTCAACAAATATGCAGGGTTCGTCTGTTACGTTTGCATTCTAATCTAATCTTTCTGCCACCTCAGTGTGCCTAAAATCTCTACACTTCTGAATGTTTGCTGATTTGTCCATGAGAAAAATCCAGATCTTCTGAAGTTATGAGCTGGTACGTACTCCGAGCTTCTGCCTTCACTTTTCCAAACTTCAAGGTTCGTGGGAGATAAACTAAGgagaactcccagcctccagtGAGCTACAGCGACCACCCTTTAAGGGATCCTAACGCTGGGAGGGGAGGCCTGGAGGCGGGTCATCTCGAGTGCTTCCAGGACGTCCGCCCAGCCTGAAAAACAGCCCCCTGCAAGCTCCAGGGCCCGCGGACAATCCCACCTTCCAGAGTCGGAGACCTTCCCTGGTGGCCCTGCTGATTCCAGAGAATGCAGCGCGTAGGGAACTTCACTGGTCTAAGTCTCCCGCTGGGGAGCCACCGCCACGGCCAGTCCCGCAGTGGCCTCCCGGGGGGTCCCGGTCCCCCGACGTCCCAGCCTCCCGCAGCGCGCCCGACCCTACACGTCCAAGACGTGGTTGAGATAAGAGATGTAGCAGATGGCCAGGCGCAAGATCTCGATTTTGGAGAGCTTCTTGTCCGGGGGCAGCGTGGGCAGCAGTTTGCGGAGCTCGGCAAAGGCCAAGTTGAAGGCCTCCACACGGATGCGCTCGCGGGTGGCATGGGCAGACCGGTACTTGGCCGTGGCGCGCCGTCGCCGGCGCTTCTCCTCGCGGCTCAGCTGCTGCGGGTGTGGGTAGAGCGCAGCCCGGCTGCCGCCCTTGCCGTCGCCCTCGGCCTCTTCCACCTGCTCCAGGTCCGACACGTTGCCCAGCACCTTGGCGTCTGCGCCGCCCAGGGACTCCGGATCTGAGTGTGCCGAGCTGGGGTGGTCCGAGTCGGCGGCTTGATCCGGACTCAGCATCATTTTGGAGGCTGAGGGGGAGtcagaaaatcaatcaataaaaggAATCTGGGTATTTTGATCCGAGCGAGAGCAGCGGAGGGCCTACCCCTCAGGACCTCAGCGCTTCgcagcctcctccccacaccaGGCCCGCGCGCTCGCAGGAGCTAGCCCCGCAGGGAGGGAATGCATCTTGCCTGCGCCAGGCCGCACCCTGGGCCTGACACCTCGGCGTGCAGGAGCCCAGCCCGGCCTGTGGGCCTGGCCCGGGGGACTGCCACAAGCCTGCGAGGCCTGGGTTTTGTGCTGCAAGCCTGCGAGGCCTGGGTTTTTGCCACCTGCGGCCACAGACCAATTCCGCCATTCTGCCTCCCTCAGTTCTTCTCCTTCGTAGATAAATGACTCCGGAAAACGAGCACATCTGGGTTTTATGGGGGATCCCGCCCGCGGGCCTCGCGCTGGTCTGGGGCGCCGGGCAGGGAGTGCCAGGTGCTGGAGAGCAGCCCGGGCTCGCCGGCGCGCAGACCGGGAGCTGCGGCCGGCAGGGAGCACGAAGGCGCCCCAGCGCTTCTCCGAACTCATAATGACTGAACAAACGTGGAGGCTCCTTTCAACACAACAGTGCCTCTTCTGCCCTCGCAGGCTCCCGAAGCACCATCTGTCACGCAGGCAGCCACACACATCGGAGACCCGGGGACGCGGCGATGTGGGATAAGACAATTTGCCCAGCAGCCTGCCGAGCACTACCGGGGAAATGCGGGCGGCTGGGGGGCTGCAGGagaagctggggagggaagggaaaggcagggctggaggtggggggcgcGTGCGGAAAAGATGGGCGCAGCGCGGGAAGCTCCGGTAGGAGATGCACCTTGGCGGGCAAAGTTCGGGTGCTCGGAGCCTGAGTCGACAGCCTGCAGCTGTCCTGGGAGGCCCGGCCGAGGCCCGGCGGGTCTGTCCCCACTTTTCCTAATGCAGGCTTCCTGGAAAGGTAGCCATCGTCCGGCTCCTCCCGGTGCTTAGAGAACGCTACCCTGCTGTGCGCCTTTGGGAAGGGAGCGGCCCACGATCGACCTGAGTACTGGGAATTCGGCTTCTAGAACGGGGCAGACAGGAGGGGAAGGTGCCGCAGGCAACTACCGCAGGAGACGGGAGCAAGGACCAGGCTGCGAGCCCCGGGGGTGTGCGGCCCGAGCGACGTCGCGGAGGGAGAAATCCGCGTGGGCGCCTGCGAGGGATTTGCTTCCAGGGAGACAAAAGCAGGGATGTGCGATCCGCTCCTAGCACCGCACCGGCTAAGGAGCGAATTTGGCTCCAAGACGGCTGTCATTTCCCTGGGAGGAAAACATGATCTCtaaggcaaaagaaaaacaaatgctccAAGTAAACTACATGTGACTCCCTACGGCTTAGAACTTGCACCTACACACCGGCTTGAAAGGGCATAAATAAATGAGCGTGTAATGGAAAATCAGAATAAGCCACTACGTAGCTGTAGTTCAGGTAAAAAGTTCCTGGGTTGCCCTCAAAGCAAGCTAAATTCTCCCCCAGAAatctttttgaaatattcataACTCACACGTCGTGTgcgtattttatttctttaacagttAACTCAAATGCATGTGCCAGTGCAATACGAGAACAATCTAACTTAGTTctaagctggaaaaaaaaatcatttaaaggaGCCTTACCTTGTAAACGCCTTTTCGATAATCTTTTCTCCAATCTTTTAGAGTTAAGATTccagggaaaggggggagaaattccgaaatatattaaaagcagaaaatatttattacattcaAACGTGAAAGAGCGGCTGTCATCTCGCCGGTGTCCACAGCGAGGGGCGATTAGACTCAGAATGTGGACGACATGGATGATTGTTTACTTAGTTGATAGATCAAAAATcgtcttttccttttaattgttcTCACACATTTCTGGAAATTCGTTGATTTATTTTCCCCCTAAACGACACGGCGTGCTGAAAAGTCGCCTGCCCTTTTTCCTCTTCTAGGTCTCTATAAATAACAAAAGAGATGCAGAGATAAACAGGGTCACATCAAAGGGCTGATTCCTCCACTTTCTAATAGCAGAAGAATCGATAAGAAAGATGGTTAAGATAAGATTCAGCTGTAGGATTCCCCCGCTTCCCTTAATAGTGCTGAGCAGAAACTGGGCAGTGCGAGGCAGGGATGCGGTCTTGCTCAgaagtgattattattatttttttgagataaGGCTTTGTTCAGCTGATGTCTCCCCAGTTCCCAGGAACACAATACTGTAACTCGTGGCTGCGCTcgcctcttccccttccctcgtTTACTTGTACGCTGCAGAAACAGACACCTATGTGCAGTTTCAAAGTCTTTCAAGGCTCGGTTAcatctcccaccccctc
The sequence above is drawn from the Desmodus rotundus isolate HL8 chromosome 12, HLdesRot8A.1, whole genome shotgun sequence genome and encodes:
- the NHLH2 gene encoding helix-loop-helix protein 2 isoform X1, with amino-acid sequence MTAVLEPNSLLSRCGARSGSHIPAFVSLEANPSQAPTRISPSATSLGPHTPGARSLVLAPVSCASKMMLSPDQAADSDHPSSAHSDPESLGGADAKVLGNVSDLEQVEEAEGDGKGGSRAALYPHPQQLSREEKRRRRRATAKYRSAHATRERIRVEAFNLAFAELRKLLPTLPPDKKLSKIEILRLAICYISYLNHVLDV
- the NHLH2 gene encoding helix-loop-helix protein 2 isoform X2 → MMLSPDQAADSDHPSSAHSDPESLGGADAKVLGNVSDLEQVEEAEGDGKGGSRAALYPHPQQLSREEKRRRRRATAKYRSAHATRERIRVEAFNLAFAELRKLLPTLPPDKKLSKIEILRLAICYISYLNHVLDV